TAAGCCTACTATAAAGGGGGAAATGACCATGTGGAAAAAAGTGCTGATTGTCGTCATGGCGCTCGTTCTTATGTCGGCCGGCGTATGCCTCGCTGCCGGCAAGCAGGACGTCTACGCCAACGTCGACGCCATGCAGCAAAAACTCCTCCAGATCAACGACTTCATCCACGACAACCCCGAAACCGGCAACAAAGAATTCAAAGCCGTCGAACTGCTAACCAAGACGCTCGAGGAAAACGGTTTCAAGGTTGAAACCGGCGTCGCCGGCCTCAAAACCGCCTTCGTCGCCACCTATGTCAACAAAACCGGCGGCCCCACCATCGGCTTCCTCGCCGAATACGACGCCCTCGACAAACTCGGCCACGGCTGCGGCCACAACATCATAGCCTCCGCCGGCGTCGGCGCAGGCATCGCCCTCGCCAAAAGCCTCGGCGACATCCCCGCCACCATCGTCGTCTACGGCACCCCCGCCGAAGAAACCACCAGCGGCAAACTGCCCATGGTCGCCGCCGGCCTCTTCGACAGGCTCGACGTCGCCCTCATGACCCATCCCGGCGACCGCACCACCGTAGGCGCCAAATCGCTCGCCCTCAACCTCATCGACTTCATCTTCGAAGGCAAAGCCTCCCACGCCGCCGCCTCGCCCGAAAAAGGCATCAGCGCCCTCGACGGCGTCATGATGCTCTTCAACGGCATGGAATACCTCCGTGAGCACGTCCGCTCCGACGTCCGCATCCACGGCATCGTCACCGACGGCGGCGCCGCCGCCAACATCGTCCCCGAGCGGGCCGCCGCCCGCTTCTATGTCCGCAGCGCCGACCGCACCTACCTCGACACCGTCGTCGAGCGCGTCTACAACATCGCCAACGGCGCCGCCATGATCACCGGCACCAAAGTCACCATCAAAGAAATCAAAGCCTACGACAACAAAGTCATCCTCGACAGCCTCAGCGAACTCCTGCTCGAAAACGCCAAAGCCCTGGACGCCAAGCAGATCCTCCCGCCGCCCGAGAGCACCGGCTCCACCGACTTCGGCTCCGTCACCTTCCGCGTCCCCGGCGCCGAACTCGGCATCGCCTTCGTCCCTGTCGGCACCCCCGGCCACTCCCAGGCCTACGTCCAGGCCGGCACCACCGCCGCAGGCCACGCAGCCGTAATCGTCGCCGCCAAAACCCTCGCCGCCGCCGGCTACGACCTCATAACCAACCCCGAACTCCTCAAAAAAGTCAAAGCCGAATTCGCCGCAACAAAAGCCCCTAAAAACTAACCCGAAACACGAAAGAGCGGGGGCAGCCCCGCTCTCCTCGTCCCCCGCACGCGCTCCCCCGTCAATCTCCTCCAAAATAATCTTCGCCCAAGGAGGAGTTTTTGCCGTCAGAGCGAAGGTAAATATTGTCATAAATCTTACACCGTTTTCCCCAGCCTATAAAGTGCTGCTTCATTTATTGAGCGTAAATGAAATCCAGCAACAAAGGTCAACTTTGTTGCTGGATTTTCTTTTTGAAAGGAGGGATTGGCCAAAACCTCGTAAAGCCTGGTACTTCCCGCGGCTCAACCCCAAAAGCGAAAGGAGAGTAACAATGAACACCAAACTGACGGTAGCGGTATTCACCACCCTCATGCTCGTGGCCGTGGCTGTTCTGCCCGGCACGGCGAGCGCCGGCGACCTCCTTACCTCAAAGTGGCTTGCCGACCAGATCAAAAAAGAATGCAAAGACCAAACCACCTACCACTCCATCTACGTCAAGGACCTCGACTCCGGCCTGTACACCTACCTCAACCCCATGCGCCACAAAGCCGCCAGCCTTATCAAAGTATTCATCATGGCCGAAGCCTTCAACCAGAAGAAGCAGGGCAAGCTCGACTTCAGCGAAGTCGTCACCATCACCAAAAGCGATCAGTACGCCTGGGGCTCCCTCGATAAGGTCCCCGCAGGCACCAAAGTAACCGTCGGCGAACTCGTCGAGCAAATGATCGTCGTCAGCGACAACACCGCCACCAACCTCCTCATCCCCAAACTCGGCATGGACAACGTCAACGCCCTCATCAAAAAACTCGGCTGCACCGAAACCGTCCTCGCCAGAAGAATGCTCGACTCCGCCGCCGCTAAAGCCGGCCGCGAAAACTACACCTCCCCCAAAGACATGGCCATCATCCTCGAAAAACTCTACAACAAAGAATGCGTCGACCCGGAAAGCGACCAGAAAATGCTCGACATCCTCGCCCGCCAGCAGTGGAACGAGCGCATCCCCGCCAATCTCCCCCACGACCTCAAAATCGCCCACAAAACCGGCGAACTTGGCGGCGCCCTCCACGACTGCGGCATCGTCTTCGGCCGCCAACGCGACTACATTCTCTGCATGATGACCAAAAACGTCCCCGAGGAACACCTTGGCTACGACGACAACAACATCCTCATCTTCAACGACATGGCCCTCATCTCCAAACTCATCTGGAACCTCCTCGACGATCCCATCTATGTCAAAGACTGAACCTAGCGCCGCGCGAAGCAAGGCGGGGGGACTTCCTCCGCCTTGCTTCTTTCCGACCGTCTAGCGGCCAACCCCGCGCAGCGCACCCTCTTCTAGTCCACAACAAAAAAGCAATCCGCCGACGGCGGATTGCTTGCTTCCGTGACAAGATCGCTCTATCCCTTCTCTTTCGCCCGGCCGAGCCCCAGCACCCCGGTCCCCAGGCAGACCCCGGCCAGCACCAGCGCCAGCGCCGCCAGATGGTTCCAGTGCAGTTCCTCGCCGAGCCACAGCGCCGCCATGAACACCCCCGCCACCGGGATGCCGTTCTGGAAAAGCGTCGTCGTCGACGCCCCCACCCGCTGGATGCCCATATTCCACCACACCGCTCCCAGAGCGGTATTCACGAAGCTTGAGAACGCCAACACCGCCAGCGGCGCTGGCGCAAACGCCCCCTCGTAATACCACGCCTCGTTCGTAAATAAACCGAGCGCAATCAGCAAGGCCGACCCCATAAGCATGCTATAAGCCGTCACCAGCAGCGGCGACACCAGCGCCGTGCCGCGCTTGATAAAAAACGTCCCGGCCACGAACGCCAGCATCGACGCGACCATCACCGCATCGCCGGCCAGGCTCGCCGCGCCGCGCGTATCGCCCGCCACCACCAGCAGCACCCCGCCGAAGCCCAGCATGATCCCCAGCCCCTTCTGCCAGGTAAACGGCTCATGCATCAGGCGGCTCGCCAGCAGCGCCACAAATAGCGGGCTCAAGCCGAGGATCAGCGCCCCGTGCGTCCCGCTCGTCTCGGCAAGCCCCCACGACATCGTAATCTGGTGAAGGAAAATCGTAAAGGCCGCCGAACCGCCCGCCATCAGCCACGCCTCGCGCGAAAGCCTATGGTACCCGTGCTTGTACAACACCATCGGGAAAAGCACGCCCACCGCCAGCGCCAGGCGGATGGGCGCCAGCGCCAGCGGCGGAAAAAACTTCGTCAGATACTTGATCATTATC
The sequence above is a segment of the Sporomusaceae bacterium genome. Coding sequences within it:
- a CDS encoding M20 family metallopeptidase, which codes for MWKKVLIVVMALVLMSAGVCLAAGKQDVYANVDAMQQKLLQINDFIHDNPETGNKEFKAVELLTKTLEENGFKVETGVAGLKTAFVATYVNKTGGPTIGFLAEYDALDKLGHGCGHNIIASAGVGAGIALAKSLGDIPATIVVYGTPAEETTSGKLPMVAAGLFDRLDVALMTHPGDRTTVGAKSLALNLIDFIFEGKASHAAASPEKGISALDGVMMLFNGMEYLREHVRSDVRIHGIVTDGGAAANIVPERAAARFYVRSADRTYLDTVVERVYNIANGAAMITGTKVTIKEIKAYDNKVILDSLSELLLENAKALDAKQILPPPESTGSTDFGSVTFRVPGAELGIAFVPVGTPGHSQAYVQAGTTAAGHAAVIVAAKTLAAAGYDLITNPELLKKVKAEFAATKAPKN
- a CDS encoding serine hydrolase, which produces MNTKLTVAVFTTLMLVAVAVLPGTASAGDLLTSKWLADQIKKECKDQTTYHSIYVKDLDSGLYTYLNPMRHKAASLIKVFIMAEAFNQKKQGKLDFSEVVTITKSDQYAWGSLDKVPAGTKVTVGELVEQMIVVSDNTATNLLIPKLGMDNVNALIKKLGCTETVLARRMLDSAAAKAGRENYTSPKDMAIILEKLYNKECVDPESDQKMLDILARQQWNERIPANLPHDLKIAHKTGELGGALHDCGIVFGRQRDYILCMMTKNVPEEHLGYDDNNILIFNDMALISKLIWNLLDDPIYVKD
- a CDS encoding DMT family transporter, with translation MLDKRTDYAIFLLLALVATLWGINVIMIKYLTKFFPPLALAPIRLALAVGVLFPMVLYKHGYHRLSREAWLMAGGSAAFTIFLHQITMSWGLAETSGTHGALILGLSPLFVALLASRLMHEPFTWQKGLGIMLGFGGVLLVVAGDTRGAASLAGDAVMVASMLAFVAGTFFIKRGTALVSPLLVTAYSMLMGSALLIALGLFTNEAWYYEGAFAPAPLAVLAFSSFVNTALGAVWWNMGIQRVGASTTTLFQNGIPVAGVFMAALWLGEELHWNHLAALALVLAGVCLGTGVLGLGRAKEKG